The sequence below is a genomic window from Fibrobacter sp..
GTACAGCAACAATAAATTCGTCACCACCTACGCGGTAAACCTTGCCGCTTCCGGAAAAGGCGTTGGTAATGCAAAGGCTGGCCCCTTGAATCAGCTCGTCTCCTGCAAGATGTCCTAGAGAATCATTGACCTGCTTTAAACTATTCACGTCCACAGAAAAAAGAATAAAGTCGTCTTCTACAGGATGTTCCTCATAACGCCTAAAGTCATCTTCGTAGGAACGTCGATTGTATACCTGGGTCAGTTCATCGGTAGTAGATGCCAGTACCAGGCGATCGTTATGCTCCCTTGATGCAATGAATACGTGAATGATGGTACAGCCTACTGCATAGCCAACAGCATAGAAAGGTGCGTTGGGGAAGAAAAACTGGAATATACCGCACAATATGGGAGCCAACACGAAAACAAAAACGGCGGCATATTGCTTACGGGTATCCCCCTTCTTACTTAAGACAGAAATTGCCGTAATCAAACCAATCAACACATAGATAAAGTACTGATTAAAGAACGCAACCTGCCTAAAGGCTTCGCATTGGTATTCGTTATTGGGGCCGATGGTAAAGATGGTGGGTACAAAAATATTCCTTATTACCAAGGCTGTCTGAAAAACCACCGCCAGAAGAACCAGCGCACGGAAAAACCTTTTATGGTGGATTTCGCTGCCTAGATAAACCAGAACAAAATGAAGCCAAACGTACGCCGAGATTACCGTAAAAATATGGAACCCAGTAGTTATCCAAAAAAGGAACGACGGATGGCCAACTTCGGGCATGGCCGCAATTCCCCACAGGGCATCCTGCAAGCAAA
It includes:
- a CDS encoding diguanylate cyclase, which gives rise to MEQALYWIASLTFAIILAIILWHAYTYKNEASPVDKAYRILVSWCVFFCLQDALWGIAAMPEVGHPSFLFWITTGFHIFTVISAYVWLHFVLVYLGSEIHHKRFFRALVLLAVVFQTALVIRNIFVPTIFTIGPNNEYQCEAFRQVAFFNQYFIYVLIGLITAISVLSKKGDTRKQYAAVFVFVLAPILCGIFQFFFPNAPFYAVGYAVGCTIIHVFIASREHNDRLVLASTTDELTQVYNRRSYEDDFRRYEEHPVEDDFILFSVDVNSLKQVNDSLGHLAGDELIQGASLCITNAFSGSGKVYRVGGDEFIVAVHSDESGKKYKERLENEVDQWKGLRIKDLSLSIGYAAKRDMPDASLMELKKSADQMMYRDKEMYYKSKGVDRRGQREAFDAVCNSYTKILKVNLMADSYGIIKMNQDEKTEQKGFSHKISEWLHGFGKSGQVHAEDLSGYLEKTSLEFLRSYFTEGNTSLSIFYRRLSADGYRRVMMEMIPSDDYTAENQTLYLYVKDIGAAHES